The window TTAACATTGCCTATGAAATATATCTCCCGCTTTTTTTTAACTTCAACAGCCACACCGAGCGCCAACACCAGCACCTCCCGCAGCATTGGCCCGTTTACCGTTTTGAAAATGCGAACGAAAGAAGCTTTAGGTCCTTTTTTATTCTGGCGGACATAATATATCAATGCGTTTTCAATATTGCCCTGTCTGAGTTTCAGTCTGCCTGTTTTCACATTGAAGTAAGTATCGGCTTGTTTATCCGTGCCTTTGAATTCCGCTTTATGTTTACGAAGGATTGAACGTATCAACTGCGGATTTTCACATCTTGCTTTGATTTCCACATTCAGACATTTCATAGCGACAGGCCGGTTCTCACAAGCACATGTAGATTTTAGCAAACTGGCGGGACAGACTGTATAATATCAAGAACTTTCACCGCCCAATTCCACTGGTTTAAGGAACGCGTTGATGTAACCACTCGGTGAAATCTTTCCTGCCAGCATTTGTAACCAATTCGTGAATCGAAATTTTTGGGAGAAAGTATTTCATCATAATTGCATACTTTCATAACTTCCGCGGTTTTGGGCATTTCCAATCGTCCAAATTTCCTCTGGGGTTAATGTGATTTTTGAATTATTGACCTTCACATAAGCAATGTCCTATTTGCGGCATGAAAAAAGAGGCGTTTCGGCAAGGAAAGAATACAGAAGTCTGCTTCTGCGGCGCAGCCTGTCGGCGTGATAGCGCGAAACGGCGGCCAACTCATCGATTTCCTTTGGACAAAACTTATCCGCACGATAGGAGCTACCGTCGCGCTAATTTTTTTCGCTTTCCAGCCACGCTTTTAACAAAAATATTGTCTCTGTCCGTAGTTTCGCGCGGGACCAGCCTTTTTGAGGTTCGGAAAGCATTTCCCCGAGGCCGTCAAGGATGTGGCGATTGTCCATGTTTTCCAATAACTTGACGCACTTGTTCAGAACTTCACTGAAAGATAGTTTGGCGCGGGCCTCAACCAGTTTCCTGTTTATCGGCCAGTTGTTTTTCGCAAAAAAATACACATCGTAAACATCGCGGCTTGTTTTGCCGATGCGTTCATACATCGCCATCAGCTTGTTGGCGAACATATCTTCTTTAACCATCACCAGCATTGAGATGCCGAGCAATGTTTTCAACTCGTATTTTGAGCCGAAATCCCGGCAATTTACTTCAATTTTAATGTTCTGGGATTTCAAATCATGAGAGATAATCGCCACAAGATTGAATCGTTTGACTCTTGAATACACGATTTTACCGTAACTTGCGGCTATTTTCCGGATTTTTTCAAACACTTCCCGCTTCTTTTTTTCGTCTAACAGGTCGAGGTCAATATCAACAGAGCTGCGGTTAAGGCCATAGAACATCAACGCCGCTGTGCCGCCCTTAAATCCCAAATAGGGAGCGATAGACGTGTCGGAAAAAATGTCTTTCAGTATCTGCAACAAAATGTTTTTGTGCTTCGGATAGTCTAATGTCATGGGGTTTTATCCGCCTTATTCTCTTTTATAATGCTTGAAATACTCCTCAACTTTTTTGGCCATTTTTTTATTGCGGTATATCGGCAAAATATCAAAAACCTTATCCCAATCCAAAACATCCAACTGGTCAAAGTGATAATCCTTGCTGATATAAATTCTGTCCAAAAACGCCCGCTCTTTTGTTGCGGTGGCGATATCGTTTGGATGTTCAATTCCAATCGTGTTGCTCAAAACATAATCCTTCATGCGCAAAAACGATATTTTCTGCCCGTCGACCTCTATTTCCCGTGTGACATAAGAAGCAACAAAGATGTTCCCGTAATACTGAAAATTCACTCCGGCGCGGGTTAACACCGTTTCAAAGCTGATGTAGGAGGGTGTATAGATTCGGGTAGCCAACTCAAACCTGTCATAATTCTTGTCTTTGGCATAAATGCCTCGATGGATTCTGATTAATTTCCCGTTTTTTGCATAGCTGCTCAATCTTATCCGGATATTGACTTCCCTGTTTTCAGCCCATAGCAAAGCGATGTCTTTTATGGAAAAGACAGTTTTGGGCGACCGCAACAAAATCTCAAGATATCGGCCTTTCGCCGGTTTTATATCCATATATCTACCCATAGTCATTATAAAACATACTTGCAGTAAAATTATACGCTATTCCAACAAATGAAAGCAAGACCGGATGCAGCCTTCTCCGGTCTTTTGAACGATTGCGCCCAAACCAAAGCTACATTTCGATACTTTCCCGCTTTTCTGGGGCGACAGAATCCGGACGGCCAGTCCAGTCCCAAATAGTGTCATTTTGGTCGCGGATTGGCGTTTCGCACAAATTTTTGTTGAATATCGAGATACACACCCAGTTTTGGGGGAGCGGAACTGGTTTTCTTGGGCCTGTGGCGCGCCTTTTCGGTATCGTAACACCCGGCACCAACAATTCCCGCGGCAGGGGCCGTTGGTATGTCGTGCAGGTCGGGCTAACCCGTATGCCTACGATTTCCGGTTTTGCCCCGAGCACGGGCAAGTTCTCCGCTATCAAAAAGACGTAAAAATGGGGGTTCCCATCGGCATCGAGAATGACCCTCGCCTTGAGTTTGCCCAAGCGCAACAATTTATTTACCGTCATCTTTCCGACTTCGTAAAGATTCGTCAACCCATCCATCGAATACCAGCCAGCGTCATCGTGGCAGACTTCCGGCGGAACCACGCCGTCATCTACCGCCTTTTGGCACAGCATGCATTTGGGATCATTATGATCAAACCAACTGGCATCCCCGCTAACGTGGTCGCCGCAGATGCGGCACCGGTAAGTTTCCGTTAAATG is drawn from Elusimicrobiales bacterium and contains these coding sequences:
- a CDS encoding class IV adenylate cyclase, whose protein sequence is MEIKARCENPQLIRSILRKHKAEFKGTDKQADTYFNVKTGRLKLRQGNIENALIYYVRQNKKGPKASFVRIFKTVNGPMLREVLVLALGVAVEVKKKREIYFIGNVKFHIDNVPGLGNFVEIEARDETGLVGRKKLLEQCNSYLKLFQVPSGNLVSNSYSDIMRQKFGERGQTL
- a CDS encoding nucleotidyl transferase AbiEii/AbiGii toxin family protein; this translates as MTLDYPKHKNILLQILKDIFSDTSIAPYLGFKGGTAALMFYGLNRSSVDIDLDLLDEKKKREVFEKIRKIAASYGKIVYSRVKRFNLVAIISHDLKSQNIKIEVNCRDFGSKYELKTLLGISMLVMVKEDMFANKLMAMYERIGKTSRDVYDVYFFAKNNWPINRKLVEARAKLSFSEVLNKCVKLLENMDNRHILDGLGEMLSEPQKGWSRAKLRTETIFLLKAWLESEKN
- a CDS encoding type IV toxin-antitoxin system AbiEi family antitoxin domain-containing protein codes for the protein MGRYMDIKPAKGRYLEILLRSPKTVFSIKDIALLWAENREVNIRIRLSSYAKNGKLIRIHRGIYAKDKNYDRFELATRIYTPSYISFETVLTRAGVNFQYYGNIFVASYVTREIEVDGQKISFLRMKDYVLSNTIGIEHPNDIATATKERAFLDRIYISKDYHFDQLDVLDWDKVFDILPIYRNKKMAKKVEEYFKHYKRE